The Bacillus sp. NEB1478 genome contains the following window.
CAGCTTCATAAACAGATCAATATTTTAAAAGTACGTGATTTAACAAATATGGCGCTTGTTTCTAGAGAGCTAGCTCTTATTAAAGTATTAACAACTCCAGAGACCCGCAGCGAAATTAAAATGCTGATCGAGCCGTTTAGAGCAACTGTGCTGGACGTCTCTCTAGAGAATGTGACGCTTGAAGTTACAGGCGACAGTGAAAAAGTAAATGCTTTAATTGAATTGCTTCGTCCTTATGGAATTAAAGAAATCTCACGAACAGGAATCACTGCTATTCCGAGAGGTACACAGAAGAAAGTACTTGAATTACACCCCTATTCTATTATGTAAAGGAGAAATGACAAATGGCTAAAGTATATTACGAAAAC
Protein-coding sequences here:
- the ilvN gene encoding acetolactate synthase small subunit, with product MKRIISATVMNESGVLNRLTGLLTKRQFNIEDITVGHTEDPSISKVTLTVWVEDDRKAEQLVKQLHKQINILKVRDLTNMALVSRELALIKVLTTPETRSEIKMLIEPFRATVLDVSLENVTLEVTGDSEKVNALIELLRPYGIKEISRTGITAIPRGTQKKVLELHPYSIM